A stretch of Bacillus pseudomycoides DNA encodes these proteins:
- a CDS encoding sulfite exporter TauE/SafE family protein, which yields MFLMGILLGFVGAGGAGFIIAVLTLVFHVPIHVAVATSLTAMAFTTLSGVISHYQERNVVVKTGCVVGGFGAIGSYVGSKLGAGIPAHLLHWFTAGMLFLSAICMLIRLFVVQNHKELSASLSDQLSLYILGKGALLGVVTGMLAGAFGIGSAPFIQLGLMVFLGLSIRRSVGTTMLVILPIAIGGGIGYTSAGYLDYVLLVQVLTGTMIGAYIGAKFTTYAPRVILKFSMIMTPVLAGCMLLME from the coding sequence ATGTTTTTAATGGGGATTTTATTAGGATTTGTTGGAGCGGGTGGCGCAGGATTTATTATTGCGGTGCTTACTCTTGTTTTTCATGTACCGATTCACGTAGCGGTTGCAACATCGTTAACAGCAATGGCATTTACAACACTTTCTGGAGTAATAAGCCATTATCAGGAAAGGAATGTTGTTGTGAAAACTGGTTGTGTTGTAGGAGGTTTTGGTGCCATTGGATCGTATGTTGGATCTAAACTTGGTGCTGGGATTCCTGCACATCTTCTCCATTGGTTTACAGCTGGAATGTTATTTTTATCAGCGATATGTATGTTAATTCGTTTGTTTGTTGTACAAAATCATAAAGAGTTGTCTGCTAGTTTATCAGATCAGTTATCTCTATATATACTAGGAAAAGGTGCTTTGTTAGGAGTTGTAACTGGAATGTTAGCAGGAGCGTTTGGAATTGGTTCAGCTCCCTTCATTCAACTAGGATTAATGGTATTTCTAGGCTTATCGATTCGTCGGTCTGTAGGGACGACAATGCTTGTGATTTTGCCAATTGCGATTGGCGGGGGAATTGGATATACATCAGCAGGATATTTAGATTACGTGTTATTAGTGCAAGTGTTAACTGGAACGATGATTGGAGCGTATATAGGAGCAAAGTTTACAACTTATGCGCCTCGTGTTATTTTGAAGTTTTCGATGATTATGACACCTGTTTTGGCTGGTTGTATGTTATTAATGGAATAA
- a CDS encoding BC1881 family protein, translating into MKRVPTEVLSKELMEREGVISITVQEFEKIEVAGVVVSGPAIILINQD; encoded by the coding sequence GTGAAAAGAGTACCGACTGAAGTCCTGAGTAAGGAATTGATGGAAAGGGAAGGAGTTATATCTATCACAGTTCAAGAATTTGAAAAAATTGAAGTTGCTGGAGTAGTGGTATCTGGACCAGCAATTATTTTAATTAATCAAGATTAA
- a CDS encoding nuclease-related domain-containing protein codes for MEYVLICVILALIAGVFILFYKNKQLQSENQQVEFEREKSIENYQSEMAATVADYEEKQETLKNIERKKYNNLKESAAREVENMRVMKNQLAVQHNKERSEMQQKYNNEIHMLQNLITELRTYSKNGEEMNTHEILHYMKRGFVQQGIITEGELHIIPNVFLSKVHSRTGDKVGYNRIDHLLLLPTGIYVIETTEWQGRMIHGLTKENAGVYSFMIDEIGKYQNEYEKEETFVFMEKGDSMTLKVENVGNPVYKAKRLSTILYDYLKEINPQVLKEEVKSIVYFGNETKGSENEMIDLSNEALPRLKDREQLVTYFRNERLEGKVLYTAQELREIKEMVEHMEDVQV; via the coding sequence ATGGAATATGTACTTATATGTGTGATTTTAGCATTAATAGCTGGAGTATTTATACTGTTTTATAAGAATAAACAGTTACAATCAGAGAATCAACAAGTAGAATTTGAAAGGGAAAAGTCAATAGAAAACTATCAAAGTGAGATGGCAGCAACTGTAGCAGATTATGAAGAAAAGCAGGAGACATTAAAAAATATAGAGCGTAAAAAGTACAATAATTTAAAAGAGAGCGCAGCTAGAGAAGTAGAGAATATGAGAGTAATGAAAAATCAATTGGCGGTGCAACATAATAAAGAACGCAGTGAAATGCAGCAAAAATATAATAATGAGATACACATGTTGCAAAATTTAATTACAGAGTTAAGAACGTATTCTAAGAATGGTGAAGAAATGAATACGCATGAAATATTACATTATATGAAACGAGGGTTTGTTCAACAAGGAATCATAACTGAAGGCGAATTACATATTATCCCAAATGTGTTTCTTTCCAAAGTACATAGTAGAACCGGAGATAAAGTGGGGTATAATCGAATTGATCATTTGTTGTTATTGCCAACAGGAATATATGTAATTGAGACAACAGAGTGGCAAGGAAGAATGATACACGGATTGACGAAAGAAAATGCAGGTGTATATTCATTTATGATTGATGAGATTGGTAAGTATCAAAATGAATATGAGAAGGAAGAGACGTTTGTTTTTATGGAAAAGGGAGATTCAATGACTCTAAAGGTAGAAAACGTAGGGAATCCTGTCTATAAAGCGAAACGCCTCTCAACAATTTTATATGATTACTTGAAAGAGATAAATCCGCAAGTTCTAAAAGAAGAAGTAAAGTCAATTGTATATTTCGGGAATGAGACAAAGGGAAGTGAGAATGAAATGATCGATCTTTCCAATGAAGCACTGCCTAGGTTGAAAGATAGAGAACAACTTGTTACTTATTTTAGAAATGAAAGATTGGAAGGGAAAGTGCTATATACAGCACAAGAATTACGAGAAATAAAAGAAATGGTCGAGCACATGGAGGATGTGCAAGTGTAA
- a CDS encoding triacylglycerol lipase — protein sequence MYASFKKYMMLITAFILLVTPVSIASADTNTTPIYSGMLPPKETFNPGDWFLGEKPLNYDENRAPIVFVQGRNGSADSWYGKTVYHNVNDMYDYAYHAGYQTVFIQLYDAAGKGSASQWDNGKLLAAKLEEIYNHFGKKVNIVAHSKGGIDTQAALIQYGANRFVGNVITLASPHYGSNLADLSYSWWAGWLASLLGQRDDGTYSLQTGEMAQFRSVIDNSPNAKLNRYYTVAGTSWGPAFSALSLGGLYLSAYGSNDGLVNEWSTKLPYGTHLFTDSRFDHDSIRKGSAVFSRIESYLRTSTATFVPPYTLNNNREFVDNLNTTSNQTIIGGELEPNKWIDQTIAVDTKTEGVVSVLTASSEVNIQLISPSGKVYTNKDSKFTVGDEASYFKGASIRTFKLNQMEIGEWHVKLMTAHTKDAYMVVSDYKQAAPFTLKMPGKIKVGKVEFQLKQSTKELGKQENLSFTVRVVDREGNLVSQSNQLQRLDEATFTGLLNHIKKSDVYNVTIDIKGINSEGKAYNRTIVRSVYIEK from the coding sequence ATGTACGCGTCGTTTAAAAAATACATGATGTTGATTACTGCATTCATTTTACTCGTTACTCCTGTTAGTATTGCAAGTGCTGACACAAATACTACGCCAATTTATAGTGGAATGCTTCCACCAAAAGAAACATTTAATCCAGGAGATTGGTTTTTAGGTGAGAAGCCTTTAAATTATGATGAAAATAGGGCGCCGATTGTTTTTGTGCAAGGGAGAAATGGAAGTGCGGATAGTTGGTATGGAAAAACAGTTTATCACAATGTAAACGACATGTATGATTATGCTTATCATGCGGGATATCAAACTGTATTTATTCAACTATACGATGCAGCTGGAAAGGGCTCTGCAAGTCAGTGGGACAATGGTAAATTGTTGGCTGCAAAGCTAGAGGAGATTTATAATCATTTTGGTAAAAAAGTGAATATTGTGGCTCATAGTAAAGGTGGAATTGACACCCAAGCAGCGCTCATTCAATACGGGGCGAATCGTTTTGTAGGAAATGTTATTACACTAGCTTCGCCCCATTATGGATCAAATTTAGCAGATTTATCTTATAGTTGGTGGGCTGGTTGGCTGGCTTCATTACTCGGACAAAGAGATGATGGCACTTACTCTTTACAAACAGGTGAAATGGCACAATTTCGTTCCGTAATAGATAACAGTCCGAATGCTAAATTAAATCGTTATTATACAGTTGCAGGTACAAGTTGGGGACCGGCTTTCTCTGCTTTATCTTTAGGTGGATTATATCTTTCCGCGTATGGCTCTAATGATGGTTTAGTGAATGAATGGAGTACAAAATTACCGTATGGAACACATTTATTTACCGATTCTAGATTTGATCATGATAGTATACGAAAAGGTTCGGCCGTCTTTTCTCGAATTGAATCGTATTTACGTACTTCTACTGCTACATTCGTTCCTCCTTATACTTTAAATAATAATAGAGAATTTGTTGATAATTTAAATACTACATCTAATCAAACCATTATAGGTGGAGAACTGGAGCCGAATAAATGGATTGATCAAACGATTGCCGTAGATACAAAAACAGAAGGTGTGGTCTCTGTGTTAACAGCATCTTCAGAAGTGAACATACAACTTATTTCTCCGTCGGGAAAAGTGTATACGAATAAAGATAGTAAGTTTACGGTAGGAGATGAAGCTTCCTACTTTAAGGGGGCATCCATTCGGACATTTAAATTAAATCAAATGGAAATCGGGGAATGGCATGTTAAGTTAATGACAGCACATACAAAAGATGCTTATATGGTTGTTAGTGATTATAAACAAGCAGCACCGTTTACATTGAAAATGCCAGGGAAAATTAAAGTTGGTAAAGTTGAATTTCAATTGAAACAATCTACTAAAGAACTGGGAAAACAAGAGAATCTTTCTTTCACTGTTCGAGTTGTTGACCGAGAAGGAAATTTAGTATCGCAATCGAACCAGCTGCAAAGGTTAGATGAGGCTACATTCACAGGTCTTTTGAATCATATTAAAAAATCAGATGTATATAATGTGACGATTGATATTAAAGGTATTAACTCAGAAGGTAAAGCTTATAATCGTACGATTGTGCGTTCTGTGTATATTGAAAAATAA
- a CDS encoding ABC transporter ATP-binding protein gives MAEKKRSDLWRLLSYMKPYKGLLSLAFLFLVGATVTEMMGPFLIKQFLDEHLVPRDFEQSALVTLFVVYMIAHLLKVLFTYLNLLYFQNIAFKIVQDMRVEVYDHVQRLSLSFFDRTPIGTLVSRITNDTEAIKDFYVSVLSTFVKNVVFLIGILVAMFLLDVKLALCSLILIPIMLTIMGMYRKKSSIFYLELRNQLSILNAKLNESIQGMNIVQVFRQEKRMRKEFEEVNDKHYGAGRRTLKLDALFLRPATDLVHIMAIALVLALFGINALNSPVEVGVLYAFVNYIHRFFQPVNEMMMKLSFFQQALVSSSRVFHLMDEKDLAPVQQENGEPKVHEGEIEFKDVTFSYDGKRDVLKNVSFHVKPGQTVAFVGHTGSGKSTIMNLLMRFYDIKSGNILIDGVNLEKFEEQEIRKKIGLVLQDAFLFAGNVKQNIRMYNESITDEEVEEAARFVQAHAFIEKLPEQYDTEVVERGAAFSSGQRQLIAFARTIATNPKVLVLDEATANIDTETEEAIQTALQRMRKGRTTIAIAHRLSTIQDSDQIFVMHDGEIVERGTHQELLSKQGLYYNMYLLQNKGSLQKAL, from the coding sequence ATGGCTGAGAAAAAAAGAAGCGATTTATGGCGATTACTTTCTTATATGAAACCATATAAAGGTTTATTGTCACTGGCATTTTTATTTCTAGTTGGTGCAACTGTTACCGAAATGATGGGACCGTTTTTAATTAAGCAGTTTCTTGACGAACATTTAGTTCCGCGTGACTTTGAGCAGTCAGCACTTGTAACTTTATTTGTTGTATATATGATCGCTCATTTATTAAAGGTTTTATTTACCTATTTAAATTTACTATATTTCCAAAATATTGCGTTCAAAATTGTACAAGACATGCGGGTTGAAGTGTATGATCATGTACAAAGGTTGTCGCTGAGCTTTTTTGATCGTACGCCAATTGGTACTCTTGTCTCTCGCATTACCAATGATACGGAAGCAATTAAAGATTTTTATGTAAGTGTGTTATCGACTTTTGTAAAAAATGTTGTGTTTTTAATTGGGATTTTAGTGGCAATGTTTTTACTTGATGTGAAGCTTGCTTTATGTTCTCTTATATTAATTCCAATTATGCTTACAATTATGGGGATGTATCGCAAAAAAAGCTCCATTTTTTATTTGGAGCTTCGGAATCAATTAAGTATTTTAAATGCTAAGCTCAATGAATCGATTCAAGGGATGAATATTGTGCAAGTATTTCGCCAAGAAAAACGGATGCGCAAAGAATTTGAAGAAGTGAATGATAAACATTATGGTGCTGGGCGCCGTACGTTAAAATTAGATGCGTTATTTTTACGTCCAGCAACAGACCTTGTTCATATTATGGCTATCGCCTTAGTGCTGGCGTTATTTGGGATTAATGCCTTAAATAGTCCAGTTGAAGTAGGCGTCTTATATGCTTTTGTTAACTATATTCATCGCTTCTTCCAACCTGTAAATGAAATGATGATGAAACTTTCTTTCTTCCAGCAAGCACTTGTTTCTTCCTCACGTGTCTTTCATTTGATGGATGAAAAAGATTTAGCGCCTGTTCAACAAGAGAATGGAGAGCCGAAAGTACATGAAGGAGAAATTGAATTTAAAGACGTTACATTTTCATACGATGGAAAACGTGATGTTTTAAAAAATGTATCTTTCCATGTGAAGCCTGGGCAAACAGTTGCTTTTGTTGGGCATACTGGAAGTGGGAAGAGCACCATTATGAACTTATTGATGCGTTTTTATGATATTAAGTCGGGTAATATTTTAATAGACGGGGTAAACTTAGAAAAATTTGAAGAGCAGGAAATTCGAAAGAAAATTGGGCTTGTACTTCAAGATGCATTCTTGTTTGCTGGAAACGTAAAACAAAACATTCGTATGTATAATGAAAGTATTACGGATGAAGAGGTGGAAGAAGCTGCTAGATTTGTGCAAGCGCATGCATTTATTGAAAAGCTACCAGAGCAGTATGATACAGAAGTAGTAGAAAGAGGGGCCGCGTTTTCAAGTGGACAAAGGCAACTCATTGCGTTTGCGAGAACAATTGCGACAAATCCGAAAGTGTTAGTATTAGACGAAGCAACGGCAAATATTGATACAGAAACGGAAGAGGCAATTCAAACAGCATTGCAGCGCATGCGAAAAGGTAGAACAACCATTGCAATTGCGCACCGTTTATCTACTATTCAAGATTCTGACCAAATCTTTGTTATGCATGATGGGGAAATTGTAGAAAGAGGAACACATCAAGAATTACTGAGTAAGCAAGGATTGTATTACAATATGTATTTACTTCAGAATAAGGGAAGCCTTCAGAAAGCCTTGTAG
- a CDS encoding ABC transporter transmembrane domain-containing protein, whose protein sequence is MKVFFNLAWFFKQEKRAYITGIILLFGVALLELVAPKVIGIVVDEINNQTLTSEKLLQWVVLLVAVGITMYILRYIWRIMIFGSSLKLARQLRKKLYEHFTNMSPSFYQSHRTGDLMAHATNDIQAIQQTAGAGVLTLVDSLAVGGCVLVAMGFTISWKLTLLSLIPMPIVAISTNYYGTLLHKRFHKAQQAFSEINDKVQESMSGMKVIRSLGQEKEDLQAFRKKSEDVVHKNMLVARIDSLFDPTISFIVGFSFLIAVCYGSLLVVRGELTVGELITFTTYLGTLVWPMLAFGWLFNIMERGRASYDRVEKILSQTSDVVNRDGAVNKEASGDITFVIDTFSYKKNETLNLEGIHFTLKKGETLGVVGRTGAGKTTLLKCLIREYDHFNGTLQVGGKDIRDMTLHGIRSAISYVPQDHFLFSASIGENIAFGKADATYKEITHAANIACIHDDIVQFPEGYDTVVGERGVSLSGGQKQRISIARALLTNAEILILDDCLSAVDAKTEETILTALKRERAQKTTIITAHRLSAIQHANLILVVDEGKIVERGTHEQLMGQEGWYKEMYESQQLEALVEKGGI, encoded by the coding sequence ATGAAAGTATTTTTTAATTTAGCGTGGTTTTTTAAACAAGAAAAACGAGCGTACATAACGGGAATTATTTTGTTGTTTGGTGTAGCGCTTCTTGAACTTGTGGCACCAAAAGTAATTGGGATTGTCGTAGACGAAATTAACAACCAAACGTTAACCTCTGAAAAGTTGTTACAATGGGTTGTTCTTCTAGTAGCTGTTGGGATCACGATGTATATATTACGTTACATATGGCGTATTATGATTTTTGGATCTTCTTTAAAGCTAGCTCGCCAATTACGAAAGAAGTTATATGAACATTTTACAAATATGAGTCCATCTTTTTATCAATCACATCGTACAGGGGACTTAATGGCACATGCAACGAATGATATTCAAGCAATCCAACAAACAGCTGGAGCGGGTGTTTTGACGCTTGTTGATTCGTTAGCCGTAGGTGGATGTGTACTTGTGGCTATGGGCTTTACAATTAGTTGGAAATTAACATTGCTTAGTTTAATTCCAATGCCAATTGTAGCAATTTCGACTAATTATTATGGTACTTTACTGCACAAACGTTTTCATAAAGCACAGCAAGCGTTTTCTGAAATCAACGATAAAGTACAAGAAAGTATGAGCGGAATGAAAGTGATTCGTTCACTCGGTCAAGAAAAGGAAGATTTGCAAGCATTTCGAAAGAAGTCAGAGGATGTTGTACATAAAAATATGTTAGTTGCGCGCATTGATTCGTTATTTGATCCAACAATTTCTTTTATTGTTGGTTTTTCATTCCTAATTGCTGTATGTTATGGCTCGTTATTGGTTGTTCGTGGTGAACTTACGGTTGGTGAGTTAATTACATTTACAACATATTTAGGGACGCTCGTTTGGCCGATGCTTGCATTTGGTTGGCTGTTTAATATTATGGAACGTGGCCGTGCCTCATATGATCGTGTGGAAAAAATATTGTCTCAAACTTCAGATGTTGTGAATAGAGATGGGGCGGTAAATAAAGAAGCAAGCGGTGATATAACGTTTGTGATTGATACATTTTCCTATAAGAAAAATGAAACTCTTAATTTAGAAGGTATTCATTTTACGTTAAAAAAGGGCGAAACATTAGGTGTTGTTGGGCGGACTGGTGCAGGGAAAACGACATTACTAAAATGTTTAATTAGAGAATATGATCATTTTAATGGAACGTTACAAGTTGGAGGAAAAGATATTCGTGATATGACGCTTCACGGTATTCGATCTGCTATTTCGTATGTTCCTCAAGACCATTTTCTTTTTTCAGCAAGTATAGGTGAAAATATTGCATTTGGAAAGGCGGATGCTACATATAAAGAAATTACGCATGCTGCTAATATTGCTTGTATTCACGATGATATTGTTCAATTTCCAGAAGGGTATGATACGGTAGTAGGTGAACGAGGAGTATCATTATCAGGTGGACAAAAACAGCGAATTTCGATCGCGCGTGCCTTACTAACGAATGCTGAAATTTTAATTTTAGACGATTGTTTATCTGCAGTTGATGCAAAGACAGAGGAAACAATTTTAACAGCATTGAAACGAGAAAGAGCACAAAAAACAACGATTATTACAGCGCACAGATTAAGTGCGATTCAACATGCAAATCTTATTCTTGTTGTTGATGAAGGGAAAATTGTAGAGCGTGGTACACATGAACAACTAATGGGGCAAGAAGGTTGGTATAAAGAGATGTATGAAAGTCAGCAGTTAGAAGCGTTAGTTGAGAAGGGAGGCATATAA
- a CDS encoding YneF family protein gives MSIWVVVLVGVLALVAGVALGFFIARKYMMNYLQKNPPINEQMLKMMMMQMGQKPSQKKINQMMSAMNKQQMK, from the coding sequence ATGTCAATTTGGGTAGTTGTTCTAGTGGGCGTATTAGCACTAGTAGCAGGCGTGGCGTTAGGATTTTTCATCGCCCGCAAATATATGATGAATTACTTGCAAAAAAATCCACCAATCAATGAACAAATGTTAAAAATGATGATGATGCAAATGGGACAAAAACCATCCCAAAAGAAAATCAATCAAATGATGAGCGCAATGAACAAACAACAAATGAAATAA
- the sirA gene encoding sporulation inhibitor of replication protein SirA, giving the protein MKTYELYLIQEDIAKAYFGREYLFFDLFARFSESGSLSEKKVLYKQMMYITMPLQVMKIHHKLEQVLRSFGKYDRTHHTHMLYTGAEYGEITVKSQYIQMSTSGNVSMETTFFEVLRKCELTFLAMDYENKKYGWLNPLKQARTYV; this is encoded by the coding sequence ATGAAAACGTATGAATTGTATTTAATTCAAGAAGATATTGCGAAGGCGTACTTTGGTCGGGAGTATTTGTTTTTCGATTTATTTGCTCGATTTTCAGAATCTGGTTCCCTTTCGGAAAAGAAAGTGTTATATAAGCAGATGATGTATATCACGATGCCATTACAAGTAATGAAAATTCACCATAAATTAGAACAAGTTCTACGCAGTTTTGGAAAGTATGATCGGACACATCATACACACATGCTTTATACTGGGGCAGAATATGGCGAAATAACGGTGAAATCACAATATATTCAAATGAGCACATCTGGAAATGTATCGATGGAAACCACTTTTTTTGAAGTGCTCAGGAAATGCGAATTGACATTTTTAGCAATGGATTATGAAAATAAAAAGTATGGTTGGCTCAATCCTCTGAAACAAGCACGAACATATGTGTAA
- the tkt gene encoding transketolase has product MSHSIEQLSINTIRTLSIDAIEKANSGHPGMPMGAAPMAYTLWTQFMKHNPNNPTWFNRDRFVLSAGHGSMLLYSLLHLSGYDVTMDDLKNFRQWGSKTPGHPEYGHTAGVDATTGPLGQGISTAVGMAMAERHLAAKYNRDAYNVVDHYTYAICGDGDLMEGVSAEASSLAAHLGLGRLVVLYDSNDISLDGDLNRSFSESVEDRYKAYGWQVIRVEDGNDVEAIAKAIEEAKADEKRPTLIEVRTTIGFGSPNKSGKSASHGSPLGVDETKLTKEAYAWIAEQDFHVSEEVYDNFRKTVQDVGETAQAEWNTMLGEYAQAYPELANELQTAMKGLLPEGWDKNLPTYELGSKTATRSSSGTVINAIAEAVPSFFGGSADLAGSNKTYMNNEKDFTRADYSGKNIWYGVREFAMGAAMNGIALHGGLKTYGGTFFVFSDYLRPAIRLAALMQLPVTYVFTHDSIAVGEDGPTHEPVEQLAALRAMPNVSVIRPADGNESVAAWKLALESTNKPTALILTRQDLPTLEGAKDDTYEKVAKGAYVISASKKETADAILLATGSEVSLAIEAQKALAEDGVDAAVVSMPSMDRFEAQSAEYKESVLPKAVTKRFAIEMGATFGWHRYVGLEGDVLGIDTFGASAPGEKIIEEYGFTVENVVRKVKEML; this is encoded by the coding sequence ATGTCACATTCAATCGAACAACTTTCTATCAACACGATTCGCACATTATCCATTGATGCGATTGAAAAAGCAAACTCTGGTCACCCAGGAATGCCAATGGGTGCAGCACCAATGGCTTATACATTATGGACTCAATTTATGAAACATAATCCAAATAACCCAACGTGGTTTAATCGCGATCGTTTCGTATTATCTGCAGGTCATGGTTCAATGTTATTATACAGCCTACTTCATCTATCTGGTTACGACGTAACAATGGATGATTTAAAGAATTTCCGTCAATGGGGAAGTAAAACTCCAGGACATCCTGAGTATGGTCATACAGCAGGCGTAGATGCAACAACTGGTCCACTTGGACAAGGTATTTCGACAGCTGTTGGTATGGCAATGGCTGAGAGACATTTAGCAGCGAAATATAACCGTGATGCATACAACGTAGTTGATCATTATACATACGCAATTTGCGGTGATGGCGATTTAATGGAAGGCGTTTCTGCTGAAGCATCTTCACTAGCTGCTCACTTAGGGTTAGGTCGACTTGTTGTTTTATACGATTCTAATGATATTTCATTAGATGGCGATTTAAATCGCTCATTCTCTGAAAGTGTAGAAGATCGTTATAAAGCATATGGCTGGCAAGTAATCCGTGTTGAGGATGGAAACGATGTTGAAGCAATTGCAAAAGCAATTGAAGAAGCAAAAGCTGACGAAAAACGCCCGACGCTAATCGAAGTAAGAACAACAATCGGTTTCGGTTCTCCAAACAAATCAGGAAAATCTGCTTCACATGGTTCACCACTTGGTGTAGATGAAACAAAATTAACAAAAGAAGCGTATGCTTGGATAGCTGAACAAGACTTCCATGTATCAGAAGAAGTATATGATAACTTCCGTAAAACAGTGCAAGATGTTGGTGAAACAGCACAAGCTGAATGGAATACAATGCTTGGTGAATATGCACAAGCATATCCAGAATTAGCAAATGAATTACAAACAGCAATGAAAGGTCTTCTTCCAGAAGGTTGGGATAAAAACTTACCAACTTATGAATTAGGATCAAAAACAGCAACTCGTTCTTCTTCAGGTACTGTAATTAATGCAATTGCTGAAGCTGTACCATCATTCTTTGGTGGATCTGCTGACCTTGCTGGTTCTAACAAAACATACATGAACAATGAAAAAGACTTTACTAGAGCTGATTACAGTGGTAAAAACATTTGGTACGGTGTACGTGAGTTTGCAATGGGTGCAGCAATGAACGGTATTGCACTTCATGGCGGTTTAAAAACTTACGGTGGTACGTTCTTCGTATTCTCTGATTACTTACGCCCAGCAATCCGTCTGGCAGCGTTAATGCAATTGCCTGTAACATATGTATTTACACATGACAGCATTGCTGTTGGTGAAGATGGTCCAACACATGAACCAGTCGAACAATTAGCGGCGCTTCGTGCAATGCCAAATGTATCTGTTATTCGTCCTGCTGACGGTAACGAGTCTGTTGCAGCTTGGAAATTAGCTTTAGAATCTACAAATAAACCAACTGCATTAATCTTAACTCGTCAAGATCTTCCAACATTAGAAGGTGCAAAAGACGATACGTATGAAAAGGTTGCAAAAGGTGCATATGTAATTTCTGCAAGCAAGAAAGAAACTGCTGATGCAATCCTACTTGCAACTGGATCTGAAGTAAGCTTAGCGATTGAAGCACAAAAAGCATTAGCAGAAGATGGTGTTGATGCAGCTGTTGTCAGCATGCCATCTATGGATCGCTTTGAAGCACAATCTGCTGAATATAAAGAATCTGTATTACCAAAAGCAGTAACAAAACGTTTCGCAATCGAAATGGGTGCTACTTTCGGATGGCACCGTTACGTTGGTCTTGAAGGAGATGTACTAGGTATCGATACATTCGGTGCTTCTGCTCCTGGTGAAAAAATTATCGAAGAGTATGGATTCACTGTAGAAAATGTTGTTCGTAAAGTAAAAGAAATGCTTTAA